The window ATCGACTAATCATTGcttgaaaataacataaaaactatGCATATTTCAAACAGTAGTTTGCAAAAAATTGATCAAGTACTTGTCATCATCCCTAGTTCAGATGTCTGCAGATGATGTATCAACCATGTTTGTGCTGCTTATTTAAAAGTCagttttgtgctaattttatgttttaacttGGATGATTCGTATAACATTTCCTCAACTGCTGATTTGAATTCACTGtctggttttctttcttttttttgtcctgtgtctgtctgttttttctccCGCTCAGGTAGCAGTGGGTCTCTCACTAGGGAAGAGCCATGGGTGCGTTCCTGGACAAGCCCAGGACGGAGAAGCACAACTCACACGCAGAGGGCAATGGCCTCCGCTATGGGCTCAGCTCCATGCAGGGCTGGCGGGTAGAGATGGAGGACGCTCACACCGCTGTGTTGGGACTTCCTGCTCCTGGCATGACTGACTGGTCCTTTTTTGCCGTGTACGATGGTCACGCTGGCTCAAGGGTTGCCAACTACTGCTCTAAGCATCTTCTGGAACATATAATAAGTGCTAGTTTAGGGGGCGGAGGAACCCAGGGCTCCCAGGCTGGCTCAGACAGCTCCAGCAGCGACCAATCAGCACTGGTTCCTCCTACAGTGGAGGCTGTGAAAGCTGGGATCCGGACAGGCTTCCTGAGGATTGATGAGCACATGCGCAACTTCTCTGACTTTCGAAATGGCATGGACCGTAGTGGCTCCACAGCAGTGGGAATCCTCCTGTCGCCAgatcatttcttcttcatcAACTGTGGTGATTCTCGAGGTGTTTTATACCGCAATTCACAAGTGTGCTTCTCCACGCTTGACCACAAGCCTTGCAACCCACGTGAGAGAGAGCGTATCCAGAATGCTGGCGGCTCGGTGATGATTCAGAGGGTTAACGGGTCACTGGCTGTATCCAGGGCCTTGGGGGACTATGATTATAAGTGTGTGGATGGGAAGGGCCCCACAGAGCAGTTGGTTAGCCCCGAACCAGAAGTGTTTGAGATGGTTCGGGCCCCGGAACAGGATCAGTTTGTGATCTTGGCATGTGATGGCATCTGGGATGTCATGTCCAATGAGGAGCTGTGTGAGTTTGTGAAGTCTAGGCTTGAGGTGACTGATGACCTAGAGAGAGTCTGCAATGAAGTGGTGGACACCTGCCTGCA of the Plectropomus leopardus isolate mb unplaced genomic scaffold, YSFRI_Pleo_2.0 unplaced_scaffold26125, whole genome shotgun sequence genome contains:
- the LOC121966860 gene encoding protein phosphatase 1B-like, which gives rise to MGAFLDKPRTEKHNSHAEGNGLRYGLSSMQGWRVEMEDAHTAVLGLPAPGMTDWSFFAVYDGHAGSRVANYCSKHLLEHIISASLGGGGTQGSQAGSDSSSSDQSALVPPTVEAVKAGIRTGFLRIDEHMRNFSDFRNGMDRSGSTAVGILLSPDHFFFINCGDSRGVLYRNSQVCFSTLDHKPCNPRERERIQNAGGSVMIQRVNGSLAVSRALGDYDYKCVDGKGPTEQLVSPEPEVFEMVRAPEQDQFVILACDGIWDVMSNEELCEFVKSRLEVTDDLERVCNEVVDTCLHK